One Gammaproteobacteria bacterium genomic window, CTCGAATTCCTGATTCTGATAGAGGGCGTTGCCCTCGTTGAAGCGGATGAGCGGGGAACCCGGATTCTCGCGCAACGCCTCCAGGTACATCTCGTGCGCCTCGGCGTACCGCCCCTCCGCGTAGAGGCGGTTGGCCTCCTCGACCAACGAGCGCTGGGCGCTCAGCGCACCCGGCAGGAGAAACGCGCCAGCCATCAACAGCGTGCCGGTCGTCATCAGCAACGCCATCCGGTTTCTCATTCGGCACCTCCCGTCCACCGGGTGGCCTGCCTCCGGGCCTCGCCCCTTCTCCGAGCCGGCAGCAGCGGTTCGATCAGCAGCAGGAGGAGCGCCGCTCCCAGGAAAAGCTGGAACTGCTCCTCGAACTGCGCGATCTCACGGGCATCGATCTCGCGCGTCCCCACCGCGCTCATCTCGTCGATGAGGGCGTCGAGTTCGACGCTCTGCGGGGTGCTGAGGTAGAAGCCTCCCCCGGTCGCGTCGGCGACTCGCCGCAAGGTAGCCTCGTCCAGGCGCGTGGTCACGACGTTGCCGTCGGCGTCCCGCTGGAACCCCTGCCTGTTGCCCGCGTCGTCGAACTCGGGGATCGGGACCCCGTCGGGAGATCCGATGCCCACCGTGAAGACGCGCACGGCGGCATCGTTGGCGCGCCGGATGGCTTCGTCGACCTCACCCTCGTGGTCCTCCCCGTCGGTCACGATGAGGAGCACCCGGAACTCGCGCACCTCCTCGTCGAAGAGGTCGAGCCCGACGTTCATCGCCTCCCCGAGATTTGTCCCCTGCACCGGCACCAGGTCGACGTCCATGGCGTTCAGGAAGAGCTGGGTGGCGGCGTAGTCGGTGGTCAGCGGACTCTGCACGAAGGCCTGGCCGGCGAAGGCCACCAGCCCCACGCGGTCGCCCTCGAGCCGGTCCACCAGGCGCAGGATCTCCAGCTTGGCGCGCTGCAGCCGATTTGGCGCAATGTCCTCGGCGAGCATGGAACGGGACAGATCGAGCGCCACCACCACGTCCTTGCCTTCGCGCCGCACGGTCTCCAACCGGGTGCCGAACTGGGGGCGTGCCAGCGCGGTGAGCAGCAAGCCGACGCTCCCGAGGAAGAGCAGGGTGCGCAGCGTCCGGTTGCGCCGGTGCACCGACGCCGCCAGCCGGCGCACGAGCTCGCTGTCGCCGAATCGGTCCAGCGCCTGCCGGCGCGTGCGCGCGCCATGCCAGAGCAACAGCGCCAGCAGGGGCACCAGCAGCAGCCCGAAGAGCAGTTCCACGGATCCGAATCTGAACATTGGCTGCTACGGGAGCTTGCGCAGGAGCGTGTTCGCGAGACCGGCTTCCATCAGCAGAAGCAGGAGCCCGGCCGCGAGGGGGAAGTGGAAGAGTTCGGTATAGCGCGTGAAGTTCTGCACCTCGATTTCCGTGGTTTCCAGCTCGTCGATTTCCTGGTAGATGCTTGCCAGGCTCTCGGTGTCGGTGGCCCGGAAATACTGTCCGCCGGTGGTGCTCGCGACCTCGGCCAGGGTCTCCTCGTCCACGTCCACGCGCACGGTCGCGTAGCGCCGGCCCAGCAGCGGGTCGTCGACCGGCACGCGGGCGGTGCCGCGCGATCCGGCCCCGATGGTATACACCCGCACGCCCAGGGCCTGTGCCATCTGTGCGGCGGTGAGCGGGTCGATCTCGCCGCGGTTGTTGCGGCCGTCGGTGAGCAGCACCACGACCTTCGACTCGGCGACGCTCTCGTTCAGCCGCTTGATCGCGGTGGCGAGCCCCATCCCGACCGCGGTGCCGTCCTCTACCATGCCCACGTCCAGCTCGTCCATCAGCTCGCGCACGACGCCGTAGTCGAGGGTGAGCGGCACCTGGGTGAAGGCCTGACCCGCGAAGACCACCAGGCCGATTCGGTCATTCCGACGCCCGGAGACGAAGTCGGCCGCGACCTGCTTGGCCGCGTCGATGCGGTTGGGCTCGAGATCCTCCGCCAGCATGGAGCTCGAGATGTCCAGCACCAGCACGATGTCGATGCCCTCGGTGAGGACGTTCTCGCTGGTGACGCCGGCCCGGGGCCGGGCGAAGGCCGCCACCAGCGCAACGACCGCCAGCAGGCGCAGCACCGGCAGGACGTGACGCCAGCGTCCGCCCCGGCGGACATCCGCTCGCCGCACCGCCGCGAGGTCCGAGTAGACGAGCGAACCGCCCCTGCGCGTCCGGCGCGCGAAGTACCACCACGCGAGTGCGGGCACCGCGAGCAGCAGCCAGAGGAAAGCGGGATCCGCGAATTCGAAGTTCATCGTCCGTCCCCGCCGGCAAGCGGGACGACTTGCGGCTGCGCGGCAACAGCCCCGGCAGGTTCGCCGGTGCCCGGCAAGCCATCCGCCTCCGGTTCATCGCCCCCCTTCCCTTCCTCCTCCGGCTCGGGCTCCGGGGGCGGCAGGGTCGCGTCCACGAGCGCCCGCGCGTCCGGCACGATCAGGGCGCACGCGGTCGGGCTCGGGCGGTGTTTTGCGAACTTGACCAGGTCGCAGTGCGCCAGGAACGCCGTGAAACGATCGTGGATGTCCCAGCTCACGCCCGCGTTGTCCAGTTGCTCGAGCACCTCCCGGCTGGTCATCTCCAGCGCCCGGATGGCGTAGCGCCCTTCGAGGTAGCGCCGGATGATGTCCGACACCTCGATGTAGTACTCCTTGATGCGTCCCTGCCCCAGGAGCCCCGACGTCTCCAGCCAGTCCAGTTGTTCATACGCGAGTTCGTGCGCGGGACGCGGCGGATCCTCGGAGACGGGTCCCTCGTCGGTGGTGCGCTGCCGGGCGCGGCGCGCCAGCCACCAGCCGCCGGCGGCGGCCAGCGCGAGCGCGAGGACCCAGAGCCCGATCACCAGCATGCTGCGCGGGATGGACAGCGGACCACGGATGTCGCGGATGTCCTGCCCCTCGTCGAGGCCGACGCTCACCACCGCGATGCCGAACGGGTCGGTGACGAGTTCGGTCACGCCGGCGGGGGAGGTGACGCCCACCGTGAAGCTCGGGATCTCCAGCTCGCCCAGCTCGAAGGCGGCCAGGGTGAGTACGGCGGTGGTCGTGGCGCGCCCGTCGGCCACGGTGGTGGGGCTCACCACCGCTCCGAGCACCTCGAAGGGCGCCAGGTCGAGCGAGTCGGGCCACTGGACGGCCGCGTCGGGAGCGTGCTCGACGGCTACGGACAGGTGGAGGCGCCCGCCCACCGTGGTCGTGGTGGTGTCGACCGCGACGCGGAGGGAGGGGGGTGCGGGAAGTTCCTGGGCGACCGCGAGGCCGGGGGCGCCCGCAGCAAGGAGCGCCATCAACGCGGCGCGACAGGCTACCCTCGCCCATCCCCGCCTCATCGCCGCCGCTCCCGCTCCTTGAAGAAGCGCATCAGCGGGCGCACGTAGGGCCGGTCCACGCGCACGTCGATCAGGTCCACCTTGCCGTGGCGGAGCGTCCGCTCGAGCTCCTCCTCGACCGCGGCCCGGTCGCGCCCGAAGGCCTCCCGGAAGCTCCGGTCGGAGGTGTTCACCACGAACCGCTCACCTGTCTCGGCGTCCTCGAACTCCACCAGCCCGATGGGAGGCAGTTCCGTCTCGCGCCGGTCGCGCACCCGCACCGCGATGGTGTCGTGGCGCCGTCCCGCGATGTTGAGGGCGCGCCCGAACCCGCCCGCCAGGAAGTCCGACACCAGGAACACCACCGCCCGCCGCCGGGTCACGCGCGTGAGGTACTCGAGAGCCATGCGGATGTCGGTGCCGCTCCGGTCCGGCCGGTGGTACAGGAGCTCGCGCAGGACCCGCAGCACATGCCGGCGCCCCTTGCGCGGGGGCACGAACTTCTCGATCCGGTCGCTGAAGAGGATCAGCCCGACCTTGTCGTTGTTCTTGATCGCGCTGAAGGCCAGCAGAGCGCAGATCTCCACCGCCACATCGCCCTTCATGCGCATCCGCGTCCCGAAGTTGCCCGACGCGCTCACGTCCACCACCAGCATCACGGTGAGTTCGCGCTCCTCCTCGAACACCTTCACGAACGGGGTGCCGGTGCGCGCCGTCACATTCCAGTCGATGCTGCGAATGTCGTCCCCGTACTGATACTCGCGCACCTCCGCGAAATTCATCCCCCGTCCCTGGAAGACGGAGTGATACTCGCCGGAGAAGACCTCGTTCACGAGACCCCGCGTGGTGATCTCGATGCGCCGGACCTTGCGAAGGATTTCGCTCGCGATCATTCCGTCACGGCACCTCGATGTTGTCCAGAACGCGGGTCACCACGTCCTCCGGGGTGACCTCCTCGGCCTCCGCCTCGTAGGTGACCAGCACCCGGTGACGGAGCACGTCCATCCCCACCGAACGCACGTCCTCCGGGGTCACGTAGCCGCGCCGGCGCAGGAATGCGTGCGCCCGCGCCGTCTTCGCCAGGCAGATGCTCGCGCGGGGCGAACCCCCGTAGGCGATGAGTTGAACCAGGTCGTCCAGCCCGTACGCGGCCGGATCGCGGGTTGCGAACACCAGGTCGACGATGTAGCGCTCGATCTGGGGATCCATGTACACCATCTCCACCGCGTCGCGCGCCCGCAGGATCTCGTCCGGACTCACCACCGGGGTCACGCCGCGCGCCGGACCCGTCGCCATGCGCCGCATGATCGCGAGCTCTTCATCCTTGTCGGGATAGCCCACGGCCAGCTTCAGCATGAATCGGTCCACCTGGGCCTCGGGAAGAGGATAGGTGCCCTCCTGCTCGATGGGATTCTGGGTGGCGAGCACCAGGAAGGGATCTTCGAGCGCGAACGTGTTCTGGCCGATGGTGACGGTGTGCTCCTGCATCGCTTCGAGCAGCGCGGCCTGCACCTTGGCCGGAGAGCGGTTGATCTCGTCGGCGAGGATGACGTTGGCGAATATGGGGCCCTTGCGGGTCTTGAACTCCGATTCCTTGGGATCGAAGATCAGCGTCCCGATGAGGTCCGCGGGCAGCAGGTCGGGCGTGAACTGAATGCGCTGGAAGGAGGTTCGGATGGCTGCCGCCAGCGTGCGCACGGTCAGCGTCTTGGCGAGCCCGGGAACGCCCTCCAGCAGCACGTGCCCGTCGGAGAGCAGGCCGATCAGCAGGCGCTCCACCATGTAGCGCTGGCCGACGATCACGCGTCCGACTTCGTCCAGCAGGCGATCCACGAAGGCGCTCTCCTCCCGGATCTTGTCCTGGATGGCGGCGATGTCGTGTCTGGTTGAGGTGGTCATGTGTTTCTTGGGTCTTGTGGATGTGAAATCGAGGTAGCCCGAAAATATGATAGCACAGAGCAGGAAAACGTTGCGCGCGCGCGGGCGGTCGGGGCAACTTGGGGCCATGACACCATCGGCAGCAGGGCACACGAGCGCGGATCCGGTCCTCGAGCAGGCCGCCAACTGGCTTGGCGAGGGGCGCCGGGTTGCGCTGGCGACGGTCACGCGCACCTGGGGTTCGGCCCCGCGGCGCGCGGGCAGCCACATGGCGGTGGCCGAGGGCGGGGACTTCACGGGGTCCGTCTCCGGCGGATGCGTGGAATCGGCGGTCATCCATGCCGCCATGGAAGTCATGGAGTCGGGCGATCCGCAGCGGCTCAAGTTCGGCGTCACCAACGAGATGGCGTGGGAAGTCGGGCTCGCCTGCGGGGGAGAGGTGGAGATCTACGTCGAAGCGGTGCGCTGATCCGTGCGACCCGCCCTCCTCGACACTCTTCTCGAAGCGCAGCGGTCGGGGCGAAGCGTAGTCCTCGCGACCCGGCTGAGCGACGGCGCCCAGGAACTGGTGGAAATCGGGCCCGCCGGAGCGCGCGAACCGCGAACCATCGCGGGGGTTTCGGCCGATCAGGTCTACGCGGCCCTGCGCGCCGAGGAAGCCCAGGTGGCCGAGACCGCCGACGGCCCGGTCCTCCTCCGCCCCTACACGGTGCCCCGCAGGCTGCTGGTGGTGGGCGCCGTGCACATCGCCCAGGTGCTGGCGCGCACCTCCCCCGAGGTCGGCCTACCGGCCACCATCATCGACCCGCGCGAGGGGTTCGCCACCCGCGAACGCTTCCCCGGCGCGGAGCTCGTGCGGGCGTGGCCGGACCAGGCGCTCGAGCGGATCGGGCTGGATGCGCGCAGCGCGCTGGTCGTGCTCGCCCACGACCCGAAGATCGACGACCCGGCCCTCAGCGCGGCCCTCGAAAGCGACGCCTTCTACATCGGCGCGCTGGGAGGACGCCGCACCCGGCGGCAGCGGCGGGAGCGCCTCCTCGAGGCCGGCTTCGCCCCTGAAGCCGTCGCGCGCATCCACAGCCCCGTGGGGCTAGCAATCGGCGCGCGCACCCCCGCGGAAATCGCCTTCTCCATCCTGGCGCAGATCATCGACGTCATCCGCAATCCGGGGGCATCGCCGCTGGGGCGATAGAGGGCTTGGGGATGGCGAGGAGAACAGGACTTGCGAGATCCGCGAGTTCCTTGCGGCGCCGGGGCGATCGGACTTAGTTTAGTGACCTAAGTTCATCCCCTTCAGGGAGCCATCGTCATGCGCACCTACAACATGCATGAGGCCAAGACGCACCTCTCGCGCCTGGTGCGGGAGGCCGTCGAGGGAGAGCCGTTCATCATCGCCCGCGCGGGCAAGCCGCTGGTCAAGGTCACCGCGGTGGACGGCGAAGAGCGCGGGACCGCCCGGCGTCTGGGCTTCCTCGCCGGACACGTCTCCCTGCCACCCGATTTCGACCGCATGGGCAGGAAGAAGATCGAGGCATCGTTCGAGGGCAGATCATGACGTTTCTTCTCGACACCCATCTTCTGCTCTATGCCGCGGGCATGCCGGAACGGCTTCCGAGCGTCGCCCGCACGATTCTGGAGGATCCCGATGCGGAACTCGCGTTCAGCGCCGCATCCCTCTGGGAGGTCGCGATCAAGAACGGGCTGGGACGCGAGGACTACCGCGTCGAGCCGCGCCTGCTGCGACGGGGTCTGCTTGAGAACGGGTACACGGAGCTGTCCGTCTCCGGCTCCCACGCCGTGGCGGCGGACCTGCTGCCCCCGATCAACAGTGACCCCTTCGACCGGATGCTGGTGGCGCAGGCTCAGATCGAAGGGCTGACGCTGCTTACGCTGGATCCGGTCATCGGGCGCTATCCGGGACCGATTCGGCTGCTCTGATCAGCGCCCTTCCCGCAGTTCGGCCGGTATCCGGGCCAGGAACGGCTGCTGAACCCCGAGGCTGTCCTCGCGCACGCCCAGAATGGTATCGCCCCGGATGTCGAAGACATCGGCCGGGGCACCCAGATCCAGCACCCCCAGGTAGTCGCCCTCGAAGCTGAACACGTCCCACAGCGGTCCGCCGAAGCCCGACGGTCCCCGGTTGGCGTAGGTGATGCGCTGGTCCAGCCTCTCCACCGACCGGACGCGCTGGACAAGGATGAGTTCCGCGCCGATTTCGATGTCCGCCATCGCGGGCAGGCGTTCGGGCAGGCGAAACAGGGTGCGGAGGTCCGGAGGGGTTTCGCTCGGATCCATGTTCCGGGCGATGATGTCGAGGAGGATCTCATGCTGTTCCTCACTCAGCAGTTCCTCGTCGCGATCCCATGATATCCTGCGCACGGGTGTGCCCCCCCGGAAGAGGGTGACCCACGGCTCGGACATCCAGCCGGCTACGGCTTCGTCCGGCTCGCGCGTGGACCAGACGAGCATGTCCGCCCAGACCGGCCAGCGCTGGTCCACGGGGTTGAAGGGCGGGCGGACCGCGTACACCGCCAGCGTGTCGAGCAACGCCCCTGCGATGGACCTGTGCGCTAGGACGTGCCACGGGGCGGTTGCGGACCAGAGGTGCACCGCTAGCGTCGCGTCGCTCGCAGCTCTCCATTCCGGCATATACGACTGCAGGATATCCCACCGGTGCGATTCGACCAGGCCGCCGTCGCGGTCGAAGACGCTCACGGTTTGGTTGATGGCGTCGGGCACCAGGAGGCGTCCATCGCCGATGCCGACCATCGCGATCGTGGCGTCGCCGCTGATTTCGCCCGGTCCGGAGCCTCTCCGGCTGATGCGGCGCAGGAAGGAGCCGTCCGGTGAAAACTGCCGTATCTCGGCGGCGTCCCGGTCGAGGACGGCGACCGTCCCGTCGTCCAGCAGTTCGACCCCGGCCACTTCCGCGAAGAGCGTCTCGGGAGGCCCTTCCATGTCCCCAATGGTCAGGATGTACTCTGCCGGGTAGACTGCGCGGCCATAGTCGGCCAGCGGCCCGTGGCGCACGAGCTCCACGCCGGCGCTGTCCTGGACGATGGGGGTGGGGCCGACATCTTCCGGGCCGCATCCCGTCGCGAATCCGACGAACATCGAGGCGAGGGCGATGCATCCCCCGGCGGGTAGGCGCGCGTGCGATGGTGGAAGGTTCACGTATCGATCCATCGGTGCATGTCGAGGATGATTCCTCCCCGGCGAGCCGCGGCGAGGCTCAGAACCGGATCGGGGTCCGCCACACCAGGTTGAGCTGGTCGTCGGCAATGAAGAGGAAGCCGAGGTCGGAGGCAAGGCCCGCCGGAGCGGGCAGGGCGGTCTCGCCCGCTTCCAAGCCGGAGCCATTGTAGTCGGACGCGCCGTTGCCGGCGAACGTGCGGATGACTCCGGTGGCGGTATCAACGGCGCGCACCCGGCGATTTCCGCGGTCGGCGATGAAGAGCGTCGTCCCCCCGTCGACTGCCACCACGGCCTCGGGGAAGGCGAGCCTTGCGCGGTGGGCCGGTCCGCCGTCGCCCGAGAACCCCTGTGTCCCGGAGCCGGCGACCGGCTCGATGATGCCGGTGTCCAGGTCGACCACGCGGACGCGCTGGTCGGCCGCGTCGGCGATGTAGAGGCGCCCATCCGCAACCGCCAGCCCGCGAGGGGCGCGCAGACGCGCCTCGGTGGCGGGTCCGCCGTCACCCGAGCTGCCGGCTCGTCCGTTGCCCGCGGCGGGGACAAGGGTGCCGTCCAGGGCGATGCGCCACACGCGGTGTTCGGGCCAGTCGCTCACGAACACGTCACCGGTCCCGGATACGGCCACGCCGGTGGGTTCGCCGAAGCGGGCTTCGGCGGCCGGGAGGCCGCTTGCCGGAGGCTCGCCCCCCGGGTCGCCGGCCAGAACGGCGACCGCCCCATCGCCAGCCGCCCCCGGAGCCACCTGGAAGACCCTTCCGGCCCGGCCGTCCGCCACCAGCAGCGTGCCGTCCGGGGCGAGTGCGAGGGCTTCGGGACGGCGCATGCAGGCGGGACCCGAGCACCCGCTATGGTCCGCCACCACGGCGACATCGCCGTTAGCACGCACTGCCAGGATGCGGGCCGCCCGGCGGTCGGCGATGTAGAGCGTGCCGTCCGCCCCCAGCGCCAGCCCGCGCGGCGAGGATAGTTCGAAGTCGGTGGCGGGCACGCGTTCCGCGGGTTCGAGGTCGTCCGGCTTCCCGGCCACGACCCGCATGACGCCTGGCGCATCTCCGAGAATCACGACCGGGTCGCCGCAGCCTGCGAGCGCGATCGTCAGCATCAGCGCGAACCCGCCACCCGCCGCGGCTCCGCGTCCGGGCCTTACGAGCCTCCCGACATCCGCGCTCAGGCCGTCGATCACGATCCCCCGCCAACCGGCGTGCACCATCCTCCTTCCCCAGCCGGCCTTCACGATCCTCATTCCTCGAACGGGACGACCCAAAGATCGT contains:
- a CDS encoding type II toxin-antitoxin system prevent-host-death family antitoxin — its product is MRTYNMHEAKTHLSRLVREAVEGEPFIIARAGKPLVKVTAVDGEERGTARRLGFLAGHVSLPPDFDRMGRKKIEASFEGRS
- a CDS encoding DUF58 domain-containing protein, translated to MIASEILRKVRRIEITTRGLVNEVFSGEYHSVFQGRGMNFAEVREYQYGDDIRSIDWNVTARTGTPFVKVFEEERELTVMLVVDVSASGNFGTRMRMKGDVAVEICALLAFSAIKNNDKVGLILFSDRIEKFVPPRKGRRHVLRVLRELLYHRPDRSGTDIRMALEYLTRVTRRRAVVFLVSDFLAGGFGRALNIAGRRHDTIAVRVRDRRETELPPIGLVEFEDAETGERFVVNTSDRSFREAFGRDRAAVEEELERTLRHGKVDLIDVRVDRPYVRPLMRFFKERERRR
- a CDS encoding BatD family protein; protein product: MALLAAGAPGLAVAQELPAPPSLRVAVDTTTTTVGGRLHLSVAVEHAPDAAVQWPDSLDLAPFEVLGAVVSPTTVADGRATTTAVLTLAAFELGELEIPSFTVGVTSPAGVTELVTDPFGIAVVSVGLDEGQDIRDIRGPLSIPRSMLVIGLWVLALALAAAGGWWLARRARQRTTDEGPVSEDPPRPAHELAYEQLDWLETSGLLGQGRIKEYYIEVSDIIRRYLEGRYAIRALEMTSREVLEQLDNAGVSWDIHDRFTAFLAHCDLVKFAKHRPSPTACALIVPDARALVDATLPPPEPEPEEEGKGGDEPEADGLPGTGEPAGAVAAQPQVVPLAGGDGR
- a CDS encoding AAA family ATPase, with the protein product MTTSTRHDIAAIQDKIREESAFVDRLLDEVGRVIVGQRYMVERLLIGLLSDGHVLLEGVPGLAKTLTVRTLAAAIRTSFQRIQFTPDLLPADLIGTLIFDPKESEFKTRKGPIFANVILADEINRSPAKVQAALLEAMQEHTVTIGQNTFALEDPFLVLATQNPIEQEGTYPLPEAQVDRFMLKLAVGYPDKDEELAIMRRMATGPARGVTPVVSPDEILRARDAVEMVYMDPQIERYIVDLVFATRDPAAYGLDDLVQLIAYGGSPRASICLAKTARAHAFLRRRGYVTPEDVRSVGMDVLRHRVLVTYEAEAEEVTPEDVVTRVLDNIEVP
- a CDS encoding type II toxin-antitoxin system VapC family toxin, with product MTFLLDTHLLLYAAGMPERLPSVARTILEDPDAELAFSAASLWEVAIKNGLGREDYRVEPRLLRRGLLENGYTELSVSGSHAVAADLLPPINSDPFDRMLVAQAQIEGLTLLTLDPVIGRYPGPIRLL
- a CDS encoding XdhC family protein, translating into MRPALLDTLLEAQRSGRSVVLATRLSDGAQELVEIGPAGAREPRTIAGVSADQVYAALRAEEAQVAETADGPVLLRPYTVPRRLLVVGAVHIAQVLARTSPEVGLPATIIDPREGFATRERFPGAELVRAWPDQALERIGLDARSALVVLAHDPKIDDPALSAALESDAFYIGALGGRRTRRQRRERLLEAGFAPEAVARIHSPVGLAIGARTPAEIAFSILAQIIDVIRNPGASPLGR
- a CDS encoding VWA domain-containing protein, which codes for MNFEFADPAFLWLLLAVPALAWWYFARRTRRGGSLVYSDLAAVRRADVRRGGRWRHVLPVLRLLAVVALVAAFARPRAGVTSENVLTEGIDIVLVLDISSSMLAEDLEPNRIDAAKQVAADFVSGRRNDRIGLVVFAGQAFTQVPLTLDYGVVRELMDELDVGMVEDGTAVGMGLATAIKRLNESVAESKVVVLLTDGRNNRGEIDPLTAAQMAQALGVRVYTIGAGSRGTARVPVDDPLLGRRYATVRVDVDEETLAEVASTTGGQYFRATDTESLASIYQEIDELETTEIEVQNFTRYTELFHFPLAAGLLLLLMEAGLANTLLRKLP
- a CDS encoding XdhC family protein: MTPSAAGHTSADPVLEQAANWLGEGRRVALATVTRTWGSAPRRAGSHMAVAEGGDFTGSVSGGCVESAVIHAAMEVMESGDPQRLKFGVTNEMAWEVGLACGGEVEIYVEAVR
- a CDS encoding VWA domain-containing protein is translated as MFRFGSVELLFGLLLVPLLALLLWHGARTRRQALDRFGDSELVRRLAASVHRRNRTLRTLLFLGSVGLLLTALARPQFGTRLETVRREGKDVVVALDLSRSMLAEDIAPNRLQRAKLEILRLVDRLEGDRVGLVAFAGQAFVQSPLTTDYAATQLFLNAMDVDLVPVQGTNLGEAMNVGLDLFDEEVREFRVLLIVTDGEDHEGEVDEAIRRANDAAVRVFTVGIGSPDGVPIPEFDDAGNRQGFQRDADGNVVTTRLDEATLRRVADATGGGFYLSTPQSVELDALIDEMSAVGTREIDAREIAQFEEQFQLFLGAALLLLLIEPLLPARRRGEARRQATRWTGGAE